One window of Parus major isolate Abel chromosome 12, Parus_major1.1, whole genome shotgun sequence genomic DNA carries:
- the ACOX2 gene encoding peroxisomal acyl-coenzyme A oxidase 2 isoform X1, whose translation MQHPCAGTSWPTYQNHSLVCQHLYQASTARWQCQRSPVPLQSSTASRMALLETSKYSPGSVLGSVNPDLASERQTASFSVEKLTALLDGGTEQTRIRRAVVEAIESDPVFSRENQYFQTQNERYEAAVRKAVHLQKKMHEMGWTENGPEFKYIYRALSGDVAFLLHRVFMRSISVLGSDKQISKWIPLATQHKLIGSYAQTELGHGTYLQGLETTAVFDTATQEFILNTPKISAMKWWPGDMGRSATHTVVFAQLYIHGKCYGIHPFIVQIRSLQDHSLCPGITAGDIGPKMNFEHIDNGYLLLKNVRIPRENMLSKFCEVQPDGTYVRQGSQKINYFTMTTVRISLISDEVLTPLMKACTIAIRYSVVRRQSKLKPGEQEAKILDYQTQQEKLLPQLAAAYAFHFINDYLQELFNRGYTEIQRKNFDMLPELHALSSGFKAVITQHCTAGVEICLRACGGHGYSLLSGLPSLYTKILASCIYEGENTILLLQTARFLIKCFMAASAGQPVPPSVTYLAAVKHGRCPAKNKLDFLSPDIYTEAYQHVAVRLTSSTAAKLQDLIQSGVKKHDAWNQCTVQLVQAAKAHCHYIAVKNFAETVEKLETKAGIQKIMKHLCDLFALHGIFSNTGAFLHDGYTSAAQMDMVTASYLDLLAVIRKDAVPLVDAFDFTDKSLNSALGSYDGQVYQRLYEWAQKSPTNQMSPAYERYLKPLLHNTLSKL comes from the exons ATGCAACACCCTTGTGCAGGTACATCTTGGCCAACCTACCAAAACCATTCCTTGGTGTGCCAACACCTCTATCAGGCATCCACTGCCaggtggcagtgccagaggaGCCCTGtccctttgcagagcagcacagcctccagGATGGCTCTGCTGGAGACCAGCAAATACTCACCGGGCTCAGTGCTCGGCAGTGTGAACCCCGACCTCGCCAGTGAGCGACAAACAGCCTCCTTCAGCGTGGAGAAGCTCACGGCCCTGCTGGATGGTGGCACAGAGCAGACACGGATACGGAGGGCAGTGG TGGAAGCTATCGAGTCTGACCCTGTATTTAGCagagaaaatcagtatttccagACCCAGAATGAGAGGTATGAAGCAGCAGTCAGGAAGGCTGTTCATCTCCAGAAAAAGATGCATGAGATGGGATGGACTGAGAATGGACCTGAATTTAAGTACATTtacag GGCACTGTCAGGAGATGTCGCATTCCTCCTTCACCGCGTCTTCATGAGAAGTATTTCAGTGCTGGGCTCTGACAAACAAATTTCCAAATGGATTCCTCTCGCCACCCAGCACAAGCTGATTGGAAGCTACGCACAGACTGAACTGGGACATG gcacttACCTTCAGGGTTTGGAAACGACAGCAGTCTTTGATACTGCTACTCAGGAGTTTATACTGAACACACCAAAGATCTCTGCCATGAAGTGGTGGCCTGGAGATA tGGGAAGATCAGCAACCCACACAGTGGTCTTTGCTCAGCTGTACATCCATGGGAAGTGCTATGGCATCCATCCCTTCATCGTGCAGATACGCAGCCTTCAGGATCATTCCCTCTGCCCAG gcATAACTGCAGGAGACATCGGTCCCAAAATGAATTTTGAGCACATTGACAACGGCTACCTCCTGCTGAAGAATGTGCGCATCCCCAGGGAGAACATGCTGAGCAAGTTTTGTGAG GTTCAACCAGATGGCACCTATGTAAGACAGGGGTCACAGAAGATTAATTATTTCACAATGACGACAGTGCGCATTTCGCTCATTTCAGACGAGGTTCTGACCCCCCTCATGAAGGCTTGCACCATCGCCATCCGATACTCGGTGGTTCGCCGGCAGTCCAAGTTAAAGCCTGG GGAACAAGAAGCAAAAATCCTTGACTACCAGACACAGCAAGAGAAACTTCtgccccagctggcagcagcctaTGCCTTTCATTTCATCAATGACTACCTGCAGGAGCTATTCAACAGGGGGTACACAGAGATCCAGAGGAAGAACTTTGACATGCTGCCAGAG cttcaTGCATTATCTTCAGGTTTTAAAGCCGTGATCACTCAGCACTGCACTGCAGGAGTGGAGATCTGTCTCCGGGCCTGTGGGGGCCATGGCTACTCCCTGCTGAGTGGACTGCCTTCCCTGTATACCAAAATACTTGCCTCTTGTATTTATGAAGGGGAAAACACCATTTTGCTCCTGCAAACTGCCAG GTTCCTGATTAAGTGCTTCATGGCAGCCAGTGCTGGCCAGCCTGTGCCACCATCTGTCACTTATCTGGCTGCAGTGAAACATGGGAGGTGTCCAGCCAAGAACAAGTTGGATTTTCTCAGTCCAGATATTTACACTGAGGCCTATCAACACGTGGCAGTCAG gctcacaagcagcacagcagcaaaactaCAGGATTTAATTCAGTCTGGAGTCAAAAAGCATGATGCGTGGAACCAGTGCACAGTGCAGCTGGTGCAGGCTGCAAAG gCTCACTGCCACTACATTGCAGTGAAAAACTTTGCAGAAACTGTGGAAAAACTTGAGACCAAGGCTGGCATCCAGAAGATTATGAAACATCTCTGTGACCTCTTTGCACTACATGGGATCTTCTCAAATACAGGAGCCTTCTTACATGATGGATACACATCTGCAGCTCAAATGGACATGGTCACAGCATCCTACCTGGACCTCCTGGCTGTCATTCG
- the ACOX2 gene encoding peroxisomal acyl-coenzyme A oxidase 2 isoform X2 yields the protein MALLETSKYSPGSVLGSVNPDLASERQTASFSVEKLTALLDGGTEQTRIRRAVVEAIESDPVFSRENQYFQTQNERYEAAVRKAVHLQKKMHEMGWTENGPEFKYIYRALSGDVAFLLHRVFMRSISVLGSDKQISKWIPLATQHKLIGSYAQTELGHGTYLQGLETTAVFDTATQEFILNTPKISAMKWWPGDMGRSATHTVVFAQLYIHGKCYGIHPFIVQIRSLQDHSLCPGITAGDIGPKMNFEHIDNGYLLLKNVRIPRENMLSKFCEVQPDGTYVRQGSQKINYFTMTTVRISLISDEVLTPLMKACTIAIRYSVVRRQSKLKPGEQEAKILDYQTQQEKLLPQLAAAYAFHFINDYLQELFNRGYTEIQRKNFDMLPELHALSSGFKAVITQHCTAGVEICLRACGGHGYSLLSGLPSLYTKILASCIYEGENTILLLQTARFLIKCFMAASAGQPVPPSVTYLAAVKHGRCPAKNKLDFLSPDIYTEAYQHVAVRLTSSTAAKLQDLIQSGVKKHDAWNQCTVQLVQAAKAHCHYIAVKNFAETVEKLETKAGIQKIMKHLCDLFALHGIFSNTGAFLHDGYTSAAQMDMVTASYLDLLAVIRKDAVPLVDAFDFTDKSLNSALGSYDGQVYQRLYEWAQKSPTNQMSPAYERYLKPLLHNTLSKL from the exons ATGGCTCTGCTGGAGACCAGCAAATACTCACCGGGCTCAGTGCTCGGCAGTGTGAACCCCGACCTCGCCAGTGAGCGACAAACAGCCTCCTTCAGCGTGGAGAAGCTCACGGCCCTGCTGGATGGTGGCACAGAGCAGACACGGATACGGAGGGCAGTGG TGGAAGCTATCGAGTCTGACCCTGTATTTAGCagagaaaatcagtatttccagACCCAGAATGAGAGGTATGAAGCAGCAGTCAGGAAGGCTGTTCATCTCCAGAAAAAGATGCATGAGATGGGATGGACTGAGAATGGACCTGAATTTAAGTACATTtacag GGCACTGTCAGGAGATGTCGCATTCCTCCTTCACCGCGTCTTCATGAGAAGTATTTCAGTGCTGGGCTCTGACAAACAAATTTCCAAATGGATTCCTCTCGCCACCCAGCACAAGCTGATTGGAAGCTACGCACAGACTGAACTGGGACATG gcacttACCTTCAGGGTTTGGAAACGACAGCAGTCTTTGATACTGCTACTCAGGAGTTTATACTGAACACACCAAAGATCTCTGCCATGAAGTGGTGGCCTGGAGATA tGGGAAGATCAGCAACCCACACAGTGGTCTTTGCTCAGCTGTACATCCATGGGAAGTGCTATGGCATCCATCCCTTCATCGTGCAGATACGCAGCCTTCAGGATCATTCCCTCTGCCCAG gcATAACTGCAGGAGACATCGGTCCCAAAATGAATTTTGAGCACATTGACAACGGCTACCTCCTGCTGAAGAATGTGCGCATCCCCAGGGAGAACATGCTGAGCAAGTTTTGTGAG GTTCAACCAGATGGCACCTATGTAAGACAGGGGTCACAGAAGATTAATTATTTCACAATGACGACAGTGCGCATTTCGCTCATTTCAGACGAGGTTCTGACCCCCCTCATGAAGGCTTGCACCATCGCCATCCGATACTCGGTGGTTCGCCGGCAGTCCAAGTTAAAGCCTGG GGAACAAGAAGCAAAAATCCTTGACTACCAGACACAGCAAGAGAAACTTCtgccccagctggcagcagcctaTGCCTTTCATTTCATCAATGACTACCTGCAGGAGCTATTCAACAGGGGGTACACAGAGATCCAGAGGAAGAACTTTGACATGCTGCCAGAG cttcaTGCATTATCTTCAGGTTTTAAAGCCGTGATCACTCAGCACTGCACTGCAGGAGTGGAGATCTGTCTCCGGGCCTGTGGGGGCCATGGCTACTCCCTGCTGAGTGGACTGCCTTCCCTGTATACCAAAATACTTGCCTCTTGTATTTATGAAGGGGAAAACACCATTTTGCTCCTGCAAACTGCCAG GTTCCTGATTAAGTGCTTCATGGCAGCCAGTGCTGGCCAGCCTGTGCCACCATCTGTCACTTATCTGGCTGCAGTGAAACATGGGAGGTGTCCAGCCAAGAACAAGTTGGATTTTCTCAGTCCAGATATTTACACTGAGGCCTATCAACACGTGGCAGTCAG gctcacaagcagcacagcagcaaaactaCAGGATTTAATTCAGTCTGGAGTCAAAAAGCATGATGCGTGGAACCAGTGCACAGTGCAGCTGGTGCAGGCTGCAAAG gCTCACTGCCACTACATTGCAGTGAAAAACTTTGCAGAAACTGTGGAAAAACTTGAGACCAAGGCTGGCATCCAGAAGATTATGAAACATCTCTGTGACCTCTTTGCACTACATGGGATCTTCTCAAATACAGGAGCCTTCTTACATGATGGATACACATCTGCAGCTCAAATGGACATGGTCACAGCATCCTACCTGGACCTCCTGGCTGTCATTCG